One window of Acidobacteriaceae bacterium genomic DNA carries:
- a CDS encoding folate-binding protein, with product MDQNLQAELDAILHGAAVASLDDRAFLRVTGSDATRWLNGMVTNSVQALGPGEGCYAFLLNAQGRILGDCTIYREPDGAQPAFVLATSKQQIDAIQKHLDHFIIMDDVELTPMKRYNHTALIIGPEAPQVLRKMENATAGCRSFADTAPLRLQYYPQTTSQLITPAEGQVSRFEISPSFPVDDLFKEAKAAGAIEVSPEALEALRLLEGRPLYGRDITDKYLPQETNQPQALHFNKGCYLGQEIVERIRSRGQVHRLLTPLTLSGELPTEFPAPIQADGKSVGEITSAALVPLPGGDQVFALGYVRREVLDTHAPLTYSGGTVAPRSTAQVQTVAGASK from the coding sequence ATGGACCAGAACCTGCAAGCTGAACTCGACGCAATTCTGCACGGCGCCGCGGTTGCCTCGTTAGACGACCGGGCGTTTCTTCGCGTTACCGGATCGGATGCGACGCGGTGGCTCAATGGTATGGTGACGAATTCGGTCCAGGCGCTCGGGCCGGGCGAGGGCTGCTACGCGTTTCTGCTCAATGCGCAGGGGCGCATCCTCGGCGACTGCACCATCTACCGCGAACCCGACGGGGCACAGCCTGCATTCGTGCTCGCAACCAGCAAACAGCAGATCGATGCGATTCAGAAGCACCTCGATCACTTCATCATCATGGACGACGTCGAGCTGACGCCGATGAAGCGCTACAATCACACCGCGCTCATCATTGGCCCTGAAGCCCCTCAGGTCCTGCGCAAAATGGAGAACGCAACCGCGGGCTGTAGGTCCTTTGCCGATACCGCGCCGCTGCGCCTGCAGTATTACCCACAGACGACGAGCCAACTCATCACGCCAGCGGAGGGCCAGGTCTCTCGCTTCGAGATATCTCCCAGCTTCCCGGTCGATGACCTCTTCAAAGAGGCCAAGGCGGCTGGAGCGATCGAAGTGTCACCAGAAGCGCTCGAAGCCCTGCGCTTGCTGGAAGGCCGGCCGCTTTACGGCCGCGACATCACCGACAAATACCTGCCGCAGGAGACGAACCAGCCACAGGCGCTGCACTTCAACAAGGGCTGCTACCTCGGGCAGGAGATTGTGGAGCGCATTCGCTCGCGGGGGCAGGTGCATCGGCTGCTGACACCGCTGACGCTCAGCGGCGAACTCCCGACTGAGTTCCCTGCTCCGATTCAAGCGGACGGAAAGTCCGTCGGCGAGATTACCTCAGCCGCGCTCGTTCCGTTGCCAGGAGGTGATCAGGTCTTCGCCCTTGGCTACGTCCGTCGCGAGGTGCTCGACACACACGCCCCGCTAACCTACTCCGGTGGCACCGTTGCCCCTCGATCTACGGCGCAAGTCCAAACCGTTGCTGGCGCATCCAAGTAA
- a CDS encoding DUF1844 domain-containing protein: protein MPDKTPFVINDRRKFTAEGELRPDAPHTEHEHEEPKSQPAPAEPQGEAKAPIPFPSSGPEGSVTAESATAEAAGLPDEDHLPPPPTAEQTERVNRAYTATVDRLDTAVRATNPGMERMPEMDFERLVQSLYMQALLQLGGATEPGQPAQVDLLGARQTIDMLTVIADKSKGNLTEAEDKLTQSALFELRMGFLDVTQALARQASRQGAPGAPGAPGGPGGPSIVR from the coding sequence ATGCCTGATAAGACACCGTTCGTCATCAATGACCGCCGCAAGTTCACCGCCGAGGGCGAGCTTCGCCCGGATGCCCCGCATACCGAGCACGAGCACGAAGAACCCAAGTCTCAGCCCGCACCGGCTGAGCCTCAGGGCGAAGCCAAGGCGCCAATCCCGTTCCCGTCGTCTGGGCCGGAGGGCTCGGTTACTGCTGAGTCGGCGACGGCCGAGGCCGCTGGGTTGCCGGACGAAGATCATCTTCCACCGCCGCCGACGGCGGAGCAGACGGAGCGCGTGAACCGCGCTTACACTGCTACGGTCGACAGGCTGGACACCGCCGTGCGCGCGACGAATCCCGGCATGGAGCGCATGCCGGAGATGGACTTCGAGCGGCTGGTGCAGTCGCTATACATGCAGGCGCTGCTGCAGTTGGGTGGTGCGACGGAGCCCGGCCAGCCCGCGCAGGTCGACCTGCTTGGCGCACGCCAGACGATCGATATGCTCACGGTCATCGCGGACAAATCCAAGGGCAACCTGACCGAGGCCGAGGACAAGCTCACGCAATCGGCGTTGTTTGAGCTGCGCATGGGCTTCCTCGACGTCACACAGGCGCTGGCGCGTCAGGCTTCGAGGCAAGGAGCACCGGGCGCGCCCGGAGCACCTGGCGGGCCTGGTGGACCGAGCATCGTTCGGTAA
- a CDS encoding MBL fold metallo-hydrolase — MQATLTFLGSGTSMGVPTLGCRCAVCTDAHRPGSPNRRTRPSVLLAYNKHNVLIDTGQDFHAQAVREGIQHLDAVLYTHGHADHVLGMDDLRPLTFGHRGELPLYADDATADVIERVFEYTFRKVDRYPTSARVTMHRLPSEAGVAVELFGARFVRVPVAHGRETIAGYRFGAAAYLTDMSDIPEESLPLLQELDILILDALRREPHPSHSHLEKSIELVNKIAPKRAYFTHISHDLDHDATNATLPANIRLAHDGLQLNFDIAPEQN, encoded by the coding sequence ATGCAGGCGACTCTCACGTTTCTCGGCAGCGGCACGTCCATGGGCGTGCCCACCCTCGGCTGCCGGTGCGCGGTGTGCACGGATGCGCACCGGCCGGGCTCGCCGAACCGGCGCACGCGGCCGTCGGTTTTGCTCGCGTACAACAAGCACAATGTGCTGATCGATACAGGCCAGGACTTCCATGCGCAGGCGGTGCGTGAAGGCATTCAGCATCTCGACGCGGTGCTCTACACGCACGGGCACGCGGACCACGTACTCGGGATGGACGATCTGCGGCCGCTGACGTTCGGTCATCGCGGGGAGCTGCCGCTGTACGCGGACGATGCCACGGCTGATGTGATCGAACGCGTGTTCGAGTACACGTTTCGGAAGGTGGATCGCTATCCGACGAGCGCGCGGGTGACGATGCACCGCTTGCCGTCTGAGGCAGGCGTCGCTGTCGAGCTGTTCGGGGCACGGTTTGTGCGCGTTCCAGTCGCGCATGGACGCGAAACCATTGCGGGCTATCGCTTCGGGGCGGCGGCCTACCTAACCGACATGAGCGACATCCCGGAGGAGAGCCTGCCACTGCTTCAGGAGCTCGACATTCTGATTCTCGATGCGCTGCGGCGCGAGCCGCATCCCAGCCACTCGCACCTGGAAAAGTCCATCGAGTTAGTGAACAAAATCGCTCCAAAACGCGCGTATTTCACGCATATCAGCCACGATTTGGATCACGACGCGACCAACGCTACCCTGCCGGCGAACATCCGGCTTGCGCATGATGGGCTGCAACTAAACTTCGACATTGCACCTGAGCAGAACTGA
- a CDS encoding bifunctional riboflavin kinase/FAD synthetase has protein sequence MQTFRGLSELSGNQQRSVVSIGNFDGVHLGHQMVLRSMVERARELGAQSVVVTFDPHPSHVLHSSRRTPLITPLAQKLDLLAASGIDVALVLPFNEELRRWSAHEFAKRVLCDALHTVEVHEGETFRFGYGAAADVASLSELGREFGFTVRAYEPHIIDGAPVSSSRIRALIAAGDIADANALLGRDFAVRSSPAPGRGYGTRYTVPTINLAPYTELLPAIGVYVTKLQIGSGQGARVFQGVTNVGNRPTFGADSFAVETHLLDFEPIALDESTPLELSFLHRLRDERRFASPAELREQIGRDVAEAKRIFASET, from the coding sequence ATGCAGACTTTTCGCGGACTTAGTGAACTCTCCGGCAACCAGCAACGCTCCGTTGTGAGTATCGGTAATTTCGACGGCGTGCATCTGGGGCACCAGATGGTGCTGCGGTCGATGGTGGAACGTGCGCGGGAGTTGGGAGCACAGTCGGTTGTCGTGACGTTTGATCCGCACCCATCGCACGTGCTGCACAGCTCGCGCCGCACGCCGTTGATCACGCCTCTCGCGCAGAAGCTGGATCTGCTGGCTGCCAGTGGGATCGATGTTGCGCTGGTTCTTCCGTTCAACGAAGAGCTGCGCCGCTGGAGCGCTCACGAGTTTGCGAAGCGTGTGCTGTGCGATGCGCTGCACACTGTCGAAGTGCACGAGGGCGAGACGTTCCGGTTCGGATACGGAGCGGCGGCGGATGTGGCGAGCCTGTCAGAGCTGGGGCGAGAGTTTGGGTTCACGGTGCGGGCGTATGAGCCGCACATTATCGATGGCGCACCGGTTTCGTCGAGCCGCATCCGTGCGCTGATTGCGGCGGGCGATATTGCCGACGCGAACGCCCTGCTGGGGCGCGACTTCGCCGTTCGCAGCTCCCCCGCGCCCGGCCGTGGGTATGGGACGCGTTACACGGTGCCAACGATCAACCTCGCGCCGTATACAGAGCTGCTGCCGGCGATCGGCGTCTATGTGACGAAGCTACAGATCGGCTCGGGGCAAGGTGCGCGGGTGTTTCAGGGTGTAACGAATGTTGGGAATCGGCCGACATTTGGCGCGGATTCGTTCGCGGTCGAGACGCATCTGCTGGATTTTGAACCGATAGCGCTCGATGAGTCGACTCCGCTGGAATTAAGCTTCCTGCATCGTCTGCGCGATGAGCGAAGGTTCGCCAGTCCGGCCGAGTTGCGGGAGCAGATAGGGCGCGATGTCGCAGAGGCGAAGAGGATTTTCGCGAGCGAAACCTAA
- a CDS encoding PBP1A family penicillin-binding protein — MRRFPVMDPAPGDPKISRRAAFLMLLVAVAVLGVMTSLLLVFTVSIPQMAELERYRPDTTTELYDIHGKIFGSFALERRIVVPYSEFPPVLRQAIFSIEDKNFETNGGVNFVRVIGAAYADLHSDRRSQGASTITMQLTRNLFLSTEKTYGRKLQEIFLALQIERHFTKQQIFTLYANQIYLGRGTYGFEAGSEYYFSKHARDLTLPEAALLAALPKGPEEFSPVRHPDRALKRRNLVIQEMLNDRKISQQQAEAAMAAPLGLHLEPPSNTEAPYFVEEVRRQLEREYGVDEVHGAGLRVYTTLDLDLQRAAEKAVLDNVETYEHRHGWKGNLENVLRQGQDLATYKHPDWMQPIAEGAYFHALVTEVSPTKMTVRIGSQNATMTYPDWAWTGRARANELAKPGDIVYVKVTSATPSDTLHVILEQDSGVQASLMAVDNANGEVLAMVGGRDFALSQFNRATQASRQVGSSFKIYDYTAAMEAGMKPYDTVLDTPTTFFTPSGPYTPHDYERGEWSGSMTLIDAFAQSRNIPALRIADKVGIKNVIATAHRFGVTSDIPAYLPVAIGSADLTLAEQVGSYSVFPNDGIRIAPHYIRRVASPDGEPLSEHPPEVREVISVDIAREMMVLLQAVVQHGTAAAASSMNHALGGKTGTTNDYTDAWFIGFSPSITCGTWVGFDDRRSLGEKETGAKAALPIWMQFMKVALADRPNEQFPRANAPKKKLDVDVTQTDQQPTPAPAAQSSDDDNVDTTPPPPPPQMQVPPPAPVNQPLPNDEAAPAPAVTPPGSASQAPAPIVRSPSTPAPLVRHSSPPQQPAKPESQPQD, encoded by the coding sequence ATGCGCCGGTTTCCCGTCATGGATCCGGCGCCTGGCGACCCGAAGATCAGCCGGCGCGCGGCCTTCCTTATGCTGCTCGTCGCAGTCGCGGTCCTCGGCGTGATGACGTCACTCCTGCTCGTCTTCACCGTCTCGATTCCGCAAATGGCCGAGCTCGAGCGCTACCGCCCGGACACGACCACCGAGCTCTACGACATCCACGGAAAGATCTTTGGCTCCTTCGCGCTCGAACGGCGCATCGTCGTTCCATACTCTGAATTTCCACCGGTTCTGCGCCAGGCAATCTTCTCGATCGAAGACAAGAACTTCGAGACCAACGGCGGTGTGAATTTCGTTCGCGTCATCGGTGCGGCCTACGCAGACCTGCACTCGGACAGGCGCTCGCAGGGCGCCTCCACCATCACCATGCAGCTCACGCGCAACCTCTTTCTCTCCACGGAGAAGACTTACGGGCGCAAGCTTCAGGAGATCTTCCTCGCGCTCCAGATCGAGCGTCACTTTACCAAGCAGCAAATCTTCACCCTCTACGCGAACCAGATCTACCTTGGCCGCGGCACCTACGGGTTTGAGGCCGGCTCCGAATACTACTTCTCCAAGCACGCCCGCGACCTGACGCTCCCCGAGGCCGCCCTGCTCGCCGCTCTGCCCAAAGGCCCTGAAGAGTTCTCGCCGGTACGGCATCCGGACCGGGCGCTCAAGCGGCGCAACCTCGTGATCCAGGAAATGCTAAACGACCGCAAGATTTCGCAGCAGCAGGCTGAGGCTGCGATGGCCGCGCCGTTGGGATTGCATCTCGAGCCGCCGTCGAATACCGAGGCCCCGTACTTTGTCGAAGAGGTGCGCCGGCAACTCGAGCGCGAGTATGGCGTCGACGAGGTGCACGGCGCCGGCCTGCGCGTCTACACCACGCTCGATCTCGACCTCCAGCGCGCTGCCGAAAAGGCCGTCCTCGACAATGTGGAGACTTACGAGCACCGCCATGGCTGGAAGGGCAACCTCGAAAACGTCCTGCGCCAGGGCCAGGACCTCGCAACCTACAAACACCCAGACTGGATGCAGCCTATTGCCGAAGGCGCTTACTTTCACGCGCTCGTCACCGAGGTCTCGCCGACGAAAATGACCGTTCGCATCGGCAGCCAGAACGCCACGATGACCTATCCGGACTGGGCCTGGACCGGTCGCGCACGCGCGAACGAACTCGCGAAACCCGGCGACATCGTCTACGTGAAGGTCACCAGCGCCACTCCGTCCGACACGCTGCACGTCATCCTCGAGCAGGACAGCGGCGTGCAGGCGTCGCTTATGGCGGTCGACAATGCCAACGGCGAGGTGCTCGCTATGGTTGGCGGCCGCGACTTCGCCCTCTCGCAGTTCAACCGCGCAACGCAGGCATCTCGCCAGGTCGGCTCTTCGTTCAAGATCTACGACTACACCGCCGCAATGGAAGCGGGCATGAAGCCGTATGACACCGTGCTCGACACGCCGACGACATTCTTCACCCCCAGCGGGCCTTACACACCGCACGACTACGAGCGCGGCGAATGGTCCGGCTCCATGACGCTTATCGACGCCTTCGCGCAGTCGCGCAACATTCCCGCCCTGCGCATTGCAGACAAAGTTGGCATCAAGAATGTCATCGCCACCGCGCATCGGTTCGGCGTCACCAGCGACATCCCCGCCTATCTTCCCGTCGCGATCGGTTCGGCGGATCTCACGCTTGCCGAGCAGGTAGGCTCCTACAGTGTCTTTCCGAACGACGGCATTCGCATTGCTCCTCACTATATCCGTCGTGTCGCATCGCCGGATGGTGAGCCGCTTTCCGAGCACCCGCCCGAAGTTCGCGAAGTCATTTCCGTCGACATCGCGCGCGAGATGATGGTTCTTCTTCAGGCCGTCGTACAGCATGGAACGGCAGCCGCTGCTTCCTCCATGAATCACGCGTTAGGCGGCAAGACCGGAACCACGAACGACTACACGGACGCCTGGTTCATCGGCTTCTCTCCGTCGATTACTTGCGGCACATGGGTCGGCTTCGACGATCGCCGCTCGCTCGGCGAGAAAGAGACTGGAGCGAAGGCCGCGCTGCCCATCTGGATGCAGTTCATGAAGGTCGCCTTGGCAGACCGACCTAACGAGCAGTTCCCGCGCGCGAACGCACCGAAGAAGAAGCTGGATGTTGACGTAACTCAGACTGACCAGCAGCCTACGCCTGCTCCCGCGGCCCAAAGTAGCGACGACGACAACGTGGACACCACGCCTCCTCCACCACCGCCGCAGATGCAGGTTCCTCCGCCCGCGCCGGTGAACCAGCCACTGCCAAACGACGAAGCCGCGCCCGCTCCGGCGGTCACGCCGCCCGGATCCGCCTCACAGGCGCCCGCTCCGATCGTGCGAAGCCCGTCTACACCTGCGCCACTTGTTCGGCACTCGTCGCCGCCTCAGCAACCTGCGAAGCCCGAGAGCCAACCGCAGGATTAG
- a CDS encoding S41 family peptidase → MPKSLKISLLALSVVFVLCLFLGVNARGVSAAGDQSQDGAYRQINVYGEVLQHIQNDYVEDPNIPAVTNGALRGLLESLDADSSYLSPTDYKAYKEDKGGKAQVGINVSKRYGYATVVSVVPGSPAEKANLSDGDIIEAIGSQDTRDLSLAMIQLLLEGNSGSELDLAVIRPHQAKPQKVVLNRMIVTEPAVSETLYDNSSILYLKPYILDKEHVNEIESKLHSMNKTGTKKILLDLRDVSAGDDTEATRLANFFLQSGTIVTLEGQKFPKQIFTAESSKTVNATAPLAVLVNRGTAGPAEIVAAAIADNKRGDLVGERTFGEGIQQKTFDLPDGGAIILSVAKYASPKGKKFEDEAITPTTQVASGFDLDEDDSDSATDNTSKPPAIKHSQPDDQLNKALDMLKAKAA, encoded by the coding sequence ATGCCCAAGAGCCTTAAGATCTCCCTCTTAGCCCTATCCGTCGTCTTTGTGCTGTGCCTCTTCCTCGGGGTCAACGCCCGCGGGGTCTCGGCCGCAGGCGACCAGTCGCAGGACGGGGCCTACCGCCAGATCAACGTCTACGGTGAGGTGCTCCAGCACATCCAGAACGACTACGTCGAGGACCCCAACATCCCAGCCGTCACCAACGGCGCCCTTCGCGGCCTGCTCGAGTCGCTCGATGCAGACTCCAGCTACCTGAGCCCGACCGACTACAAGGCCTACAAGGAAGACAAGGGCGGCAAGGCGCAGGTCGGCATCAACGTCTCCAAGCGTTACGGCTACGCCACGGTCGTCTCCGTCGTTCCGGGCAGCCCGGCCGAGAAGGCGAACCTCAGCGACGGCGACATTATTGAGGCCATCGGCAGCCAGGACACGCGCGATCTTTCGCTCGCCATGATTCAGCTTTTGCTCGAGGGCAATTCCGGCAGCGAGCTCGACCTCGCCGTCATCCGCCCCCACCAGGCCAAGCCCCAGAAGGTCGTTCTGAATCGGATGATCGTCACCGAACCCGCCGTAAGCGAGACCCTCTACGACAACTCCTCGATCCTGTATCTCAAGCCGTACATCCTCGACAAGGAGCACGTGAACGAGATCGAGTCGAAACTGCACTCGATGAACAAAACCGGGACGAAGAAGATTCTTCTCGACCTCCGCGACGTCTCCGCAGGCGATGACACCGAGGCTACTCGTCTGGCCAACTTCTTCCTGCAGTCCGGCACGATCGTGACCCTCGAAGGCCAGAAGTTCCCCAAGCAGATCTTCACTGCTGAGTCCTCCAAGACCGTCAACGCGACTGCGCCTCTGGCTGTGCTCGTGAACCGTGGGACCGCCGGCCCGGCTGAGATTGTCGCCGCCGCCATCGCGGACAATAAGCGTGGCGACCTCGTCGGCGAGCGCACCTTTGGCGAAGGCATCCAGCAGAAGACCTTTGATCTGCCGGACGGCGGCGCGATTATTCTCTCCGTTGCAAAGTATGCCTCGCCCAAGGGCAAGAAGTTTGAGGACGAGGCCATCACCCCCACGACGCAGGTCGCCTCCGGGTTCGATCTCGATGAGGATGATTCTGACAGCGCCACTGACAACACCAGCAAGCCGCCGGCAATCAAACATTCACAGCCTGACGACCAGCTCAACAAAGCGCTTGACATGCTGAAGGCGAAGGCAGCATAG
- the kdsB gene encoding 3-deoxy-manno-octulosonate cytidylyltransferase, with translation MPVSPDRVVAVIPARLASTRLPRKVLREVAGQPLLSWVVRNALRWQEIGRVVVAADSKEVAELCAARGWECLMTSPELPSGSDRLFAVSREIDADIYINIQADEPLMSDVHIRELLLPFRNPDVGITTLKVACREEDVANPNVVKVVTAPTGRALYFSRATIPFNRDNQPTIYWKHLGLYAYRKAALERFAALPPGQLEQTERLEQLRLLENGIDIYVANGFFDTIGVDTEEDLQRVDALLRETSRGRVSGELDRVDGDRDPAVIRSCPDVSE, from the coding sequence ATGCCTGTCAGTCCTGATCGCGTCGTGGCGGTTATACCGGCACGGCTGGCATCAACGCGATTGCCGCGCAAGGTGCTGCGTGAGGTGGCCGGCCAGCCGCTGCTGTCGTGGGTGGTTCGGAACGCGCTCCGATGGCAGGAGATCGGCAGAGTAGTTGTGGCGGCGGATTCCAAGGAGGTTGCTGAACTGTGCGCCGCGCGCGGCTGGGAGTGCCTGATGACCTCTCCGGAGCTGCCCAGCGGGAGTGACCGGCTCTTCGCGGTGTCACGCGAAATCGACGCCGACATCTACATCAACATCCAGGCGGATGAGCCGCTGATGAGTGATGTTCATATTCGCGAGCTGCTGCTTCCCTTCCGCAACCCAGACGTGGGTATCACGACGTTGAAGGTAGCCTGCCGGGAGGAGGATGTCGCCAATCCCAACGTGGTCAAAGTTGTGACCGCGCCGACCGGGCGCGCGCTGTATTTCTCTCGTGCAACGATTCCGTTCAACCGCGACAATCAGCCGACGATTTATTGGAAGCACCTGGGGCTTTACGCGTATCGCAAGGCCGCGCTGGAACGATTTGCGGCACTGCCGCCGGGGCAACTGGAACAGACGGAGCGGCTTGAACAGCTGCGGTTGCTGGAGAATGGCATCGACATCTACGTCGCGAATGGCTTTTTCGACACCATAGGCGTGGACACGGAAGAGGATCTGCAGCGAGTCGATGCTTTGCTGCGGGAAACGAGCCGTGGGAGAGTCTCGGGAGAATTAGACCGTGTCGATGGTGATCGCGATCCGGCCGTCATTCGTTCGTGTCCGGACGTTTCTGAGTGA
- a CDS encoding HAD-IA family hydrolase, giving the protein MEATAQGVQATQDVQIQVSGLLFDMDGVLVSSIGSVERSWRLWAKHYGLPNADKLEIPHGMRAVDVMTQVKADIDKVEGLKLIEDLELEDTADLQVLEGVRRLLDGLPAHHWAIVTSATRRLLLGRLKAAGLPVPDRIISGDEVKRGKPHPEPYRHGAELLSVQPQDCLVFEDAPSGVRAGVAAGCRVLGVLGTHSAEELREAGASWIVSSLRNVRTRTNDGRIAITIDTV; this is encoded by the coding sequence GTGGAAGCAACAGCTCAAGGCGTTCAAGCAACTCAAGACGTTCAGATCCAGGTCTCCGGCCTGTTGTTCGACATGGATGGCGTGCTCGTCAGTTCCATAGGAAGCGTGGAGCGGAGCTGGCGGCTTTGGGCGAAGCACTATGGCCTGCCCAACGCCGACAAGCTCGAGATTCCGCATGGTATGCGCGCTGTCGACGTTATGACACAGGTAAAGGCGGACATCGATAAGGTCGAGGGGCTGAAGCTGATTGAAGATCTTGAACTTGAGGACACGGCCGACCTGCAAGTGCTCGAAGGTGTTCGCAGATTGCTCGATGGTCTTCCTGCGCATCACTGGGCGATCGTGACCTCCGCAACACGGCGTCTTTTGCTCGGACGCCTCAAGGCTGCTGGTCTGCCGGTGCCAGATCGCATCATCAGCGGCGACGAGGTCAAGCGCGGCAAGCCGCATCCTGAGCCCTATCGCCACGGCGCCGAGCTACTCAGTGTCCAACCGCAGGATTGTCTCGTCTTTGAAGACGCTCCCAGCGGTGTCCGTGCCGGTGTTGCCGCCGGCTGCCGTGTCCTCGGAGTTCTCGGTACGCACAGCGCCGAAGAGCTGCGCGAGGCAGGCGCCAGCTGGATTGTCAGCTCACTCAGAAACGTCCGGACACGAACGAATGACGGCCGGATCGCGATCACCATCGACACGGTCTAA